One genomic region from Saprospiraceae bacterium encodes:
- a CDS encoding aminotransferase class I/II-fold pyridoxal phosphate-dependent enzyme, giving the protein MTKKQYRDETLAIREQLQQTQHGEHSAPIFLTSSYAFESADKMADAFAGNLNANVYSRYSNPNVEELVNKFCKLEVAEAGLGTATGMAAIFSTFGGLLVQGDHVIASRALFGSTTQILSNILPKWGITCTYVDPVDVDSWDQAVQKNTRMLFVETPSNPSLSITDLTKAKALALAHNLIFVVDNCFATPILQKPMIFGADLVVHSATKYADGHGRVLGGVIVGKAELVEKITYFNRHTGPSLSPFNAWLMSKSMETLSLRVHAHSNQAQLLANNLKGLPSLDAVLYPFSADHPQVQLARTQMKAGGGIVGLKIKGDMARTLKFMNGLDMISISPNLGDTRSIATHPTSSTHSRLTEEDRLAVGISPNLVRISVGLEHIDDITEDIITALEL; this is encoded by the coding sequence ATGACAAAAAAACAATATAGAGACGAGACATTGGCTATTCGTGAACAATTGCAGCAGACTCAGCATGGTGAGCATAGTGCACCGATATTCCTCACATCCAGTTATGCCTTTGAATCTGCCGATAAAATGGCTGATGCTTTTGCAGGCAATCTGAACGCTAATGTATATTCCAGATATTCCAACCCTAATGTAGAAGAGCTGGTCAATAAATTCTGTAAACTGGAAGTGGCAGAAGCCGGGCTGGGTACTGCTACGGGGATGGCGGCTATTTTCAGCACCTTCGGTGGACTATTGGTACAGGGCGATCACGTTATAGCGTCCAGGGCTTTGTTTGGTTCGACCACTCAAATACTCTCCAATATCCTACCAAAATGGGGAATCACTTGCACCTATGTCGATCCGGTGGATGTAGATAGTTGGGATCAGGCTGTCCAAAAAAACACCAGGATGCTTTTTGTGGAAACCCCTTCAAACCCTTCCCTATCGATCACAGATCTTACCAAAGCCAAAGCACTCGCGCTTGCTCATAATTTGATCTTTGTGGTCGATAACTGTTTTGCGACTCCGATATTACAAAAACCGATGATTTTTGGGGCAGATCTTGTAGTACACTCCGCTACTAAATACGCTGATGGCCATGGTAGAGTACTCGGAGGCGTCATCGTAGGTAAAGCAGAACTGGTAGAAAAAATCACTTACTTCAACAGGCATACCGGACCTTCATTGTCTCCCTTCAATGCCTGGCTGATGAGCAAATCCATGGAGACCCTTTCTCTGAGAGTGCACGCTCATTCTAACCAGGCGCAGCTATTGGCGAATAATTTAAAAGGACTACCTTCATTGGATGCAGTGCTTTATCCGTTTAGCGCAGATCATCCTCAGGTTCAACTGGCCAGGACGCAGATGAAAGCAGGAGGAGGCATCGTCGGTTTAAAAATAAAGGGCGATATGGCTCGCACTTTAAAATTTATGAATGGATTAGATATGATCTCCATTTCTCCAAATCTAGGTGATACCCGGTCGATCGCTACACATCCCACCTCTTCTACTCACAGCAGATTGACTGAGGAGGATAGACTGGCTGTTGGAATTTCACCAAACCTCGTGCGGATCAGCGTGGGATTAGAACATATTGATGACATTACTGAAGATATAATAACTGCTTTAGAATTATGA
- a CDS encoding OsmC family protein, with protein MKIKLRRQGLPLHFEAVNEAGKTMHMDAKEAVGGSGQGMGPMEGLISALGGCSSIDIVLFLQKLRQTLEDIHVEIDAERDPDQVPSLFTKIHAHYDLYGSLDPKQVEKAISLSIDKYCSVAQILKKTAPITTSFTIHSK; from the coding sequence ATGAAGATCAAACTAAGGAGACAAGGGCTGCCCCTGCATTTTGAAGCTGTAAACGAAGCCGGAAAAACGATGCATATGGATGCAAAAGAAGCCGTCGGAGGATCTGGCCAGGGAATGGGACCAATGGAAGGACTCATATCCGCTTTGGGTGGATGTAGCTCCATTGACATTGTACTTTTTCTACAAAAATTAAGACAAACCCTGGAGGATATCCATGTAGAAATAGATGCTGAAAGGGACCCGGATCAAGTGCCTTCTTTGTTTACTAAAATCCATGCTCATTATGACTTGTACGGTTCACTGGACCCTAAGCAAGTAGAAAAAGCTATTTCCCTGTCTATAGATAAGTACTGTTCAGTAGCGCAGATCCTAAAAAAGACCGCTCCTATTACCACATCCTTTACCATTCACTCGAAATGA